The following coding sequences lie in one Euhalothece natronophila Z-M001 genomic window:
- a CDS encoding DUF423 domain-containing protein, whose amino-acid sequence MSRIFLAVAAILAGTSVAAGAFASHALKERLTERAIDIFETGARYQMYHALALFGVALLLGQTETSQTLLIATGFAFILGVIIFSGSLYGLSFTGLKWLGAITPLGGVAFLIGWGCLAVAAIAFK is encoded by the coding sequence ATGAGTCGGATTTTTTTAGCAGTTGCTGCCATTTTAGCGGGCACATCAGTTGCAGCAGGAGCTTTTGCTAGTCATGCCCTAAAAGAACGTCTTACTGAAAGAGCTATAGACATTTTTGAAACAGGAGCCAGATATCAAATGTATCATGCTCTAGCCCTGTTTGGAGTAGCTTTGCTTTTAGGTCAGACTGAAACTTCACAGACACTCTTAATTGCCACTGGTTTTGCCTTCATTTTAGGAGTCATAATTTTCTCAGGGAGTTTGTATGGGTTAAGTTTTACAGGTCTTAAATGGCTTGGGGCAATTACTCCCTTGGGGGGTGTTGCGTTTCTCATTGGTTGGGGATGTCTCGCTGTAGCTGCGATCGCGTTCAAATAA
- a CDS encoding phage holin family protein, with amino-acid sequence MPQFIITWIATAIALLITAWIVPGLVINSVVAAIIGAAVLGFVNAIVKPILFFFTLPLTILTLGLFLLVLNAITFGIVGALTPGFTVSGFFPALFGSLILSFIAGILNQFFQDELG; translated from the coding sequence ATGCCACAATTTATAATTACTTGGATTGCAACCGCGATCGCGCTTCTGATTACAGCGTGGATTGTCCCTGGTCTCGTGATCAATAGCGTAGTCGCCGCTATTATCGGAGCCGCGGTGTTAGGGTTTGTTAACGCCATTGTCAAACCCATTTTATTCTTTTTTACCCTTCCGTTGACCATTCTCACTCTCGGCTTATTTTTGTTGGTTTTAAACGCCATTACCTTTGGGATTGTTGGCGCATTAACCCCTGGGTTTACAGTTAGTGGTTTTTTCCCCGCCCTATTTGGTTCTTTAATTCTCTCCTTTATTGCTGGCATATTAAACCAATTTTTCCAAGACGAATTAGGCTAA
- a CDS encoding leucyl aminopeptidase → MKVQATDKTTLTWNGDTLAVGLFVGGVTVTGELAELDKKLAGTIKELIAETDFDGKFGNNVITRVGGDCPVRKIMLVGLGDADEFKLDSVRLAGGAIARLAKSQRSQNLAISLPIVNNNPSLTAQAITEGITIALYEDRRFKSEEESTPLKLETVELLELGEQQEAITKAEKICEGVILAKQLVDAPANNVDSVTLATLAQELASEYGLEIEILEKEDCEKMGMGAYLGVAKASDVPPKFIHLTYKPQGTPRRKVAIVGKGITFDSGGLNLKPSGSGIETMKMDMGGAGATFGAAKAIAELKPDVEVHFISAATENMISGHAMHPGDILTASNGKTIEVNNTDAEGRLTLADALVFAEKLGVDAIVDLATLTGACVIALGDDIGGLWSSDDLLADQLKNAADLAGEKMWQMPLEDKYFEGLKSQIADMKNVGPRQAGSITAALFLKQFVNETPWAHLDIAGPAWIDKESGINNAGATGFPVRTLVNWVCN, encoded by the coding sequence ATGAAAGTACAAGCAACCGATAAAACAACGTTAACTTGGAATGGGGATACCCTTGCTGTCGGCTTATTTGTCGGTGGCGTAACCGTTACAGGTGAGTTAGCCGAACTGGATAAGAAGTTAGCCGGAACCATTAAAGAATTAATTGCAGAAACCGATTTTGATGGGAAATTTGGCAATAACGTGATTACCCGTGTGGGAGGCGATTGCCCCGTACGGAAGATTATGTTAGTTGGTTTGGGAGATGCTGACGAGTTTAAATTGGATAGTGTGCGTTTAGCTGGAGGCGCGATCGCGCGGTTGGCAAAATCTCAACGCAGCCAAAATCTTGCGATTAGCCTCCCCATTGTTAATAATAACCCCAGTCTCACCGCGCAAGCGATTACAGAAGGGATTACAATTGCCCTTTATGAAGATCGCCGCTTCAAGTCAGAGGAAGAGTCAACCCCCTTAAAACTCGAAACCGTAGAACTATTAGAATTAGGAGAACAACAAGAAGCCATCACCAAGGCAGAAAAAATTTGCGAAGGGGTTATTCTTGCCAAGCAGTTAGTCGATGCCCCTGCTAATAACGTTGATTCTGTTACCCTTGCCACTTTAGCCCAAGAACTTGCCTCTGAATATGGTTTAGAAATTGAAATTTTAGAAAAAGAAGACTGTGAAAAAATGGGCATGGGGGCATATTTAGGCGTTGCTAAAGCCTCAGATGTTCCCCCGAAGTTTATTCATCTCACCTATAAACCTCAAGGCACACCGCGACGAAAAGTTGCCATTGTTGGGAAAGGAATTACCTTTGATTCAGGAGGATTAAACCTTAAACCCAGTGGCAGTGGCATTGAAACCATGAAAATGGATATGGGCGGCGCTGGGGCAACCTTTGGGGCAGCCAAAGCGATAGCAGAACTTAAACCGGATGTAGAAGTGCATTTTATTAGTGCCGCTACTGAGAATATGATCAGTGGTCATGCGATGCACCCTGGGGATATTCTCACCGCCTCTAACGGCAAAACCATTGAAGTGAATAATACTGATGCTGAAGGACGATTAACCCTTGCTGATGCCCTTGTTTTTGCGGAAAAATTAGGGGTTGATGCAATTGTTGACCTTGCAACCCTCACAGGGGCTTGTGTGATTGCTCTTGGGGATGATATTGGCGGATTATGGAGTAGCGATGATCTCCTTGCCGATCAATTGAAAAATGCTGCCGATCTTGCAGGGGAAAAAATGTGGCAAATGCCTTTAGAAGACAAATATTTCGAGGGTTTAAAGTCGCAGATTGCAGATATGAAAAATGTGGGGCCCCGTCAGGCTGGATCAATTACTGCAGCCCTCTTCTTAAAGCAGTTTGTCAATGAAACCCCGTGGGCGCATCTAGATATTGCAGGGCCTGCTTGGATTGATAAGGAAAGTGGCATTAATAATGCTGGCGCAACTGGTTTCCCTGTTCGTACCTTAGTAAATTGGGTTTGCAATTAA
- a CDS encoding DUF1997 domain-containing protein: MQNLETETKIKQPTSSPLEFRNQFEGKMTMLSDAETVQEYLDAHQGWFVRCASPMTVEPIGENSYALTIGRFGALGFELEPKIGVELLPENNGIYRMETVPIARNDDHLYEVDYQAELQLAENPEKAEPKNCDTITEVEWTLDLGVAIYFPQFIYRFPKPVIRRTGNRVLAQIVRQVSRRLTYKVQQDFHRTYNLPFPS, translated from the coding sequence ATGCAAAACCTAGAAACTGAGACCAAAATTAAACAGCCAACTTCGTCTCCCTTAGAATTCCGTAATCAATTTGAAGGGAAAATGACCATGCTGAGTGATGCAGAAACCGTCCAGGAGTATCTTGATGCCCATCAGGGATGGTTTGTGCGCTGTGCCTCTCCCATGACAGTTGAGCCCATTGGAGAAAATAGTTATGCCTTAACCATTGGTCGCTTTGGCGCATTAGGCTTTGAGCTAGAGCCAAAAATCGGTGTAGAATTACTCCCTGAAAACAATGGGATTTATCGCATGGAGACTGTTCCCATAGCGAGAAATGATGATCACTTATACGAAGTTGATTATCAAGCCGAATTACAACTAGCGGAAAACCCAGAAAAAGCTGAACCTAAAAATTGTGACACAATTACAGAGGTAGAATGGACTCTAGACTTAGGCGTTGCGATTTATTTTCCTCAGTTTATCTATCGCTTTCCGAAACCTGTAATACGGAGAACAGGGAATCGAGTTTTAGCCCAAATTGTTCGCCAAGTGTCTCGTCGTCTTACCTATAAAGTACAGCAAGATTTTCATCGTACCTATAATTTACCGTTTCCCTCTTGA
- a CDS encoding HhoA/HhoB/HtrA family serine endopeptidase, which yields MQANVRKFFAYFLVLCFGFFIGGGGSYPAPVQAQTVTNSDLIAQSPSPQTITNRFVSQAVEKVGGAVVRIDTERTVTQTNPFADDPFFRRFFGEDFLPNMPRERRLRGQGSGFIIDSDGMILTNAHVVQQADQVSVNLKDGRTFDGRVLGADPITDLAVIKVQGNDLPTVPLGDSDQVRVGDWAIAVGNPLGLDNTVTLGIISTLNRPSAKVGIPDKRLDFLQTDAAINPGNSGGPLLNDRGEVIGINTAIRADANGIGFAIPVNKAKDIYAQLSQGKKVSHPYIGIRMISLTPELAKEINRDPNAGLLIPEIEGVLVMQIQADTPAARSGLRRGDVITQIDGTRITSGEQLQRVVENSNVGQKLTFKVRRGDRVETLSLYPAELEEFS from the coding sequence ATGCAAGCGAATGTTCGTAAATTTTTCGCTTATTTTCTAGTGTTATGCTTTGGATTTTTTATCGGGGGTGGTGGTTCTTATCCCGCTCCTGTGCAAGCACAAACCGTTACTAATAGCGATCTCATTGCTCAAAGCCCTAGCCCGCAAACAATTACCAATCGCTTTGTTAGTCAAGCAGTAGAAAAAGTCGGTGGTGCGGTAGTTCGTATTGATACTGAGAGAACGGTTACTCAAACTAATCCCTTTGCGGATGATCCCTTTTTCCGCCGTTTCTTTGGTGAAGACTTTTTACCCAATATGCCGCGAGAAAGACGGTTAAGAGGGCAAGGTTCAGGCTTTATTATTGATAGTGATGGGATGATTCTCACCAATGCCCATGTGGTGCAACAAGCTGATCAGGTGAGTGTAAATCTCAAAGATGGGCGTACCTTTGATGGTCGGGTGCTTGGGGCTGATCCCATCACGGATTTAGCAGTGATTAAAGTGCAAGGCAATGATTTACCTACTGTACCCTTAGGAGATTCTGATCAAGTAAGAGTAGGAGATTGGGCGATCGCGGTGGGCAATCCTTTAGGATTAGATAATACGGTAACATTAGGGATTATCAGTACCCTCAACCGCCCTAGTGCTAAGGTAGGGATTCCTGATAAGCGGTTAGACTTCCTACAAACCGATGCAGCTATTAATCCGGGTAATTCTGGCGGCCCCCTACTCAATGATCGCGGTGAAGTGATTGGCATTAATACCGCCATTCGTGCTGATGCGAATGGGATTGGTTTTGCCATTCCTGTGAATAAAGCCAAAGATATTTATGCCCAGTTATCCCAAGGGAAAAAAGTTTCTCACCCCTATATTGGGATTCGCATGATTAGCCTTACCCCTGAGTTGGCAAAGGAAATTAATCGCGATCCTAATGCTGGTTTATTGATTCCAGAAATAGAAGGGGTTTTAGTGATGCAAATTCAAGCAGATACTCCAGCAGCGCGATCGGGCTTAAGACGAGGGGATGTGATTACTCAAATTGATGGCACTCGCATTACTAGTGGTGAACAATTACAGCGTGTTGTGGAAAATAGTAATGTGGGTCAAAAACTGACTTTTAAGGTGCGACGCGGCGATCGCGTAGAAACTTTATCTCTTTATCCAGCAGAGTTAGAGGAGTTTTCATAG
- a CDS encoding nitroreductase family protein, with protein sequence MNREKRPSLELPEVIKQRRAARAFKSDPIPEDILERILHLGIQAPSGFNLQPWRFILIKSAENKAKLKECAFNQRQVEEAPVVLICCGDRAAVSTENIEAVIRLGEEHQSMNEQYANYMRNTIPGFVENSPSFGNQEVWTNRHTMLAVDHLMLVAKSYGVDSCPMEGFVTSQVKSAFNIPDKVDVCCLLPLGYAAEPDKNYGGRFDLSQVCYAESYGNKAF encoded by the coding sequence ATGAATCGCGAAAAACGTCCTTCCTTAGAACTCCCTGAAGTAATCAAGCAACGTCGTGCTGCCCGTGCTTTTAAAAGTGACCCAATCCCAGAAGACATCTTAGAAAGAATTTTACACTTAGGAATCCAAGCTCCCTCAGGATTTAACTTGCAACCTTGGCGGTTTATCTTAATCAAAAGTGCTGAAAATAAAGCGAAATTAAAAGAGTGTGCTTTTAACCAACGACAAGTAGAAGAAGCCCCTGTGGTATTAATTTGTTGCGGCGATCGCGCTGCTGTTTCTACCGAAAACATTGAAGCAGTAATTCGTCTTGGAGAAGAACATCAATCCATGAATGAGCAGTATGCTAATTATATGCGAAATACCATTCCTGGATTTGTTGAAAATAGCCCTAGTTTTGGCAATCAAGAAGTATGGACAAATCGTCATACCATGCTGGCTGTTGATCACCTTATGTTAGTTGCTAAAAGTTATGGCGTAGATAGTTGCCCAATGGAAGGGTTTGTCACCAGTCAAGTAAAAAGTGCATTTAATATTCCAGACAAAGTTGATGTTTGTTGTCTTTTGCCTTTAGGTTACGCCGCTGAACCTGATAAAAACTATGGAGGGCGATTTGACTTAAGCCAAGTCTGTTACGCTGAAAGCTATGGTAACAAAGCATTTTAG
- a CDS encoding response regulator transcription factor, which yields MTAQILIVEDEAKLAQFIELELKYEGYEVTTTYDGFEGLTQARELNPDLLILDWMLPGISGLEICRRLRQTGSTVPVILLTAKDEISDRVEGLDAGADDYVVKPFSVEELFARVRAHLRRNQDEPSEVLQFADIRLNTSTREVYRNNRAIELTAKEFELLRYLLLHPRQVLTRDQILERVWGYDFMGDSNIIEVYIRYLRLKLEAEGESRLIKTVRGVGYALRD from the coding sequence ATGACAGCCCAAATTTTAATTGTGGAAGATGAAGCCAAACTCGCCCAGTTTATTGAGTTAGAACTGAAGTACGAGGGGTATGAGGTAACAACCACCTATGATGGCTTTGAAGGGTTAACACAAGCGCGAGAATTAAACCCAGACTTACTTATTCTAGATTGGATGTTACCTGGAATTTCAGGATTAGAAATTTGTCGGCGGTTACGTCAAACTGGAAGCACTGTTCCTGTCATTTTATTAACAGCAAAAGATGAAATCAGTGATCGCGTGGAAGGGTTAGACGCTGGGGCGGATGATTATGTAGTAAAACCTTTTAGTGTTGAAGAGTTATTTGCCCGTGTTCGCGCCCATCTACGCCGTAATCAAGATGAACCGAGTGAGGTTCTACAGTTTGCTGATATTAGGCTCAATACTAGCACAAGAGAAGTTTATCGCAATAATCGCGCGATTGAACTAACAGCAAAAGAATTTGAACTATTACGCTATCTCCTGCTTCATCCCCGTCAAGTGTTAACCCGTGACCAAATTTTAGAACGAGTTTGGGGTTATGATTTTATGGGGGATTCCAATATTATTGAAGTTTATATTCGCTATCTCCGACTAAAATTAGAAGCAGAAGGGGAGTCTCGTTTAATTAAAACTGTGCGTGGGGTAGGCTATGCTTTACGAGATTAA